A single Vigna radiata var. radiata cultivar VC1973A chromosome 8, Vradiata_ver6, whole genome shotgun sequence DNA region contains:
- the LOC106771689 gene encoding probable 2-oxoglutarate-dependent dioxygenase AOP1 → MGSERECDELPVVDFTNQNLKASTQTWLSTCQVVRTALEDHGAFLALYHNITFQTYHSVYSEMKKFFDLPTETKRRKTTDKPIFSYSGQRPQIPLYESAGIMNPLSFQDCQKFTHVMWPQGNHAFCESVNSYAKEIVELDHIVKRMMFESYGVERKKLESFLESTEYVLRGYKYRKPEEGESNLGVAPHSDTALVTILNQKVEGLGVKLKNGKWFEVGVSPSLFLVMAGDALQVWSNGRIGACEHRVIVKSKKERYSMGLLSYAGKIMEPEEELVDEEHPLRYKPLDHYGYLRFFLTQEALRSHSRIIAYCGI, encoded by the exons ATGGGATCAGAAAGAGAGTGTGATGAGCTACCAGTGGTAGACTTCACTAACCAAAATCTGAAAGCTTCTACACAAACATGGCTTTCAACTTGTCAAGTAGTTCGTACTGCACTTGAGGATCATGGTGCTTTCTTGGCACTCTATCATAACATAACTTTCCAAACATATCACTCTGTTTACTCagaaatgaagaaattttttGACCTCCCAACAGAAACAAAACGAAGGAAAACTACTGATAAACCTATATTCAGCTACTCTGGTCAGCGACCTCAGATTCCTTTATATGAATCCGCAGGTATCATGAATCCACTCAGCTTTCAGGATTGCCAGAAATTCACACATGTTATGTGGCCACAAGGAAATCATGCTTTCTG TGAAAGTGTGAATTCGTATGCGAAGGAAATTGTGGAACTGGATCATATTGTGAAGAGAATGATGTTTGAGAGCTATGGAGTGGAGAGGAAGAAACTAGAGTCTTTTCTTGAATCAACTGAATATGTTCTTAGAGGATACAAATACAGAAAACCTGAAGAGGGTGAGAGTAATTTGGGAGTGGCTCCTCATTCTGACACTGCTCTTGTAACTATACTGAATCAGAAGGTAGAAGGCTTGGGTGTGAAATTGAAGAATGGGAAATGGTTTGAAGTGGGTGTTTCACCTTCCTTGTTCTTGGTAATGGCTGGTGATGCATTGCAGGTATGGAGTAATGGAAGAATAGGAGCTTGTGAACACAGAGTTATAGTAAAgtcaaagaaagaaagatattCGATGGGACTACTTTCATATGCTGGTAAGATAATGGAACCAGAAGAAGAGCTAGTTGATGAGGAACATCCTCTACGTTATAAACCACTTGACCACTATGGATACCTACGTTTCTTTCTCACTCAAGAAGCCTTAAGATCTCATTCTCGGATCATCGCATACTGTGGTATTTGA
- the LOC106770101 gene encoding uncharacterized protein LOC106770101, with amino-acid sequence MKGNASEIVICPKPRRVRVFPAKSLRWKCWQQGEESNSKAETKHLDINSLIQDRDVSSPPFFLGSPPIRVDNPLIQDAEFGYQKHASQISSSPSSVSSSSPLRKGGCVRMSFGIKSAAVRVVGFDCHVGTFV; translated from the coding sequence atgaaaggaaatgcAAGTGAGATTGTTATTTGTCCTAAACCAAGAAGAGTTAGGGTTTTTCCAGCAAAGTCATTGAGATGGAAATGTTGGCAACAAGGTGAAGAGTCAAATTCAAAAGCAGAGACAAAACATTTAGACATCAATTCTTTGATCCAAGATAGAGATGTTTCGTCACCCCCATTTTTTCTTGGCTCTCCTCCTATCAGAGTTGATAACCCTTTGATCCAAGATGCAGAATTTGGATATCAAAAACATGCATCTCAGATTTCATCGTCTCCTTCTTCTGTTTCATCGTCTTCCCCACTCAGAAAAGGAGGCTGTGTGAGAATGAGTTTTGGAATCAAATCAGCTGCTGTTAGAGTAGTAGGGTTTGATTGCCATGTTGGAACTTTTGTTTGA